The following are encoded in a window of Lonchura striata isolate bLonStr1 chromosome 33, bLonStr1.mat, whole genome shotgun sequence genomic DNA:
- the LOC110476919 gene encoding feather keratin 4, which yields MSCYDLCAPTSCGPTPLANSCNEPCVRQCQDSTVVIQPSPVVVTLPGPILSSFPQNTTVGSSASAAVGSALSAGGVPINSGSSLGFGGFGYPGLGSGYSRPYRRYNATRSGFYGPC from the coding sequence ATGTCCTGCTACGACCTCTGCGCCCCCACGTCCTGCGGCCCCACGCcgctggccaacagctgcaaCGAGCCCTGTGTCCggcagtgccaggactccaccGTGGTCATCCAGCCGTCCCCCGTGGTGGTCACCCTGCCCGggcccatcctcagctccttcccccaGAACACCACCGTGGGATCCTCGGCCTCTGCGGCCGTCGGGAGTGCTCTGAGTGCCGGTGGTGTCCCCATCAACTCGGGCAGCTCCTTGGGCTTTGGGGGCTTTGGCTACCCCGGGCTGGGCAGTGGCTACAGCCGGCCCTACCGGCGCTACAACGCGACCCGCAGCGGCTTCTACGGGCCCTGCTAA
- the LOC144247772 gene encoding feather keratin 1-like: MSCYERCPPTPCGPTPLANSCNEPCVRQCQDSTVVIQPSPVVVTLPGPILSSFPQNTTVGSSASAAVGSALSTEGVPINSGSSLGFGGFGYPGLGSGYSRPYRRYNATRSGFYGPC, encoded by the coding sequence ATGTCCTGCTACGAGCGATGTCCCCCCACGCCCTGCGGCCCCACGCcgctggccaacagctgcaaCGAGCCCTGTGTCCggcagtgccaggactccaccGTGGTCATCCAGCCGTCCCCCGTGGTGGTCACCCTGCCCGggcccatcctcagctccttcccccaGAACACCACCGTGGGATCCTCGGCCTCCGCGGCCGTCGGGAGCGCTCTGAGCACCGAGGGCGTCCCCATCAACTCGGGCAGCTCCTTGGGCTTTGGGGGCTTTGGCTACCCCGGGCTGGGCAGTGGCTACAGCCGGCCCTACCGGCGCTACAACGCGACCCGCAGCGGCTTCTACGGGCCCTGCTAA
- the LOC110476929 gene encoding LOW QUALITY PROTEIN: feather keratin 1 (The sequence of the model RefSeq protein was modified relative to this genomic sequence to represent the inferred CDS: inserted 1 base in 1 codon) — translation MFCMQDELGKHVPCAEGARGPGAVWDGIKGRASEXSLIHLSCLLLLGDTGSPPATAMSCYDLCRPCGPTPLANSCNEPCVRQCQDSRVVIQPSPVVVTLPGPILSSFPQNTAVGSSTSAAVGSILSEEGVPINSGGFGLSGLSGLGGRYCGRRCLPC, via the exons ATGTTTTGCATGCAGGATGAGCTTGGTAAACACGTTCCGTGTGCCGAGGGTGCCCGCGGGCCCGGGGCTGTGTGGGACggtataaaaggcagagcaAGTG GATCCCTCATCCACCtctcctgccttctcctcctcggTGACACAG GTTCTCCTCCAGCCACAGCCATGTCCTGCTACGACCTGTGCCGGCCCTGCGGCCCCACGCcgctggccaacagctgcaaCGAGCCCTGTGTCCGGCAGTGCCAGGACTCCCGCGTGGTCATCCAGCCCTCGCCCGTGGTGGTCACCCTGCCCGggcccatcctcagctccttcccccaGAACACCGCCGTGGGATCCTCCACCTCCGCCGCCGTGGGCAGCATCCTGAGCGAGGAGGGAGTGCCCATCAACTCGGGGGGCTTTGGGCTCTCGGGGCTCTCTGGCCTTGGTGGCCGCTACTGCGGCCGCAGGTGCCTGCCCTGCTAG